One region of Micromonospora ureilytica genomic DNA includes:
- a CDS encoding LysE family transporter: MTGAFLAGLVAGYGVAIPVGAIAILILGLSARTSFRVGAAAALAVATADGLYAAVAALGGAGLADVIAPVAGPLRVVAGVVLLGLAGHGLWRTWSAHRSRRPPTARAGRGMSTPGRAYAALLGLTLLNPMTVLYFTALVLGRRDTADSGMLPVALFVAGVFLASASWQLVIAGGGTVVGRALTGPRGRLVTGLLSSALIAALAVAAVLPG, from the coding sequence GTGACCGGGGCGTTCCTCGCCGGCTTGGTCGCCGGCTACGGCGTCGCCATCCCGGTTGGCGCGATCGCGATCCTCATCCTGGGGCTCAGTGCCCGTACCTCGTTCCGGGTCGGTGCGGCCGCGGCGCTCGCCGTGGCGACGGCCGACGGGCTCTACGCGGCCGTTGCCGCGCTCGGCGGCGCTGGCCTGGCCGACGTCATCGCGCCGGTCGCCGGGCCGCTGCGGGTGGTCGCCGGCGTGGTCCTGTTGGGGCTCGCCGGGCACGGCCTCTGGCGGACGTGGTCCGCGCACCGCTCGCGGCGGCCGCCGACGGCACGCGCCGGTCGGGGCATGAGTACTCCGGGGCGGGCCTACGCGGCGCTGCTCGGGTTGACCCTGCTGAACCCGATGACGGTGCTCTACTTCACCGCGCTGGTGCTCGGCCGTCGGGACACGGCCGACTCGGGCATGCTCCCCGTGGCGCTGTTCGTGGCCGGTGTCTTCCTGGCGTCGGCGAGCTGGCAGTTGGTCATCGCCGGCGGTGGCACGGTGGTCGGTCGGGCGCTGACCGGGCCGCGTGGCCGGCTGGTCACCGGCCTGCTCTCCAGCGCGCTCATCGCCGCGCTGGCGGTGGCCGCGGTCCTGCCGGGCTAA